One region of Phycisphaerales bacterium genomic DNA includes:
- a CDS encoding phosphatase PAP2 family protein: MPDPSTRIEADDTSMGGVAPARLSVRRVVIILSLTLAAIAALLPLDGAVLRFTARFQPGQDLALGGDLRRELLFVQQWGDGVCIFLVLTGAYLLDPLRRRRLWDALGAVAVTAIAYQSLKILVGRPRPKFDDPLRFFASIDPYPLAIDGEPVTRYSWEFWRGISSDLWSMPSSHTAAAMCLSVILARFYPRLTRLVIPLAFVVGACRVIFAAHYPTDVIAGLCVGYLATSLALDRRWGTRLAARLGLLKPA, from the coding sequence ATGCCCGACCCGTCCACACGCATCGAGGCCGATGATACGAGCATGGGCGGCGTCGCCCCGGCGCGCCTGTCGGTGCGGCGCGTCGTGATCATCCTGTCGCTCACGCTCGCGGCGATCGCCGCCCTTCTGCCCCTCGATGGCGCTGTCCTGCGCTTCACGGCCCGCTTCCAGCCTGGGCAGGACCTTGCACTGGGTGGCGACCTGCGGCGCGAGCTGCTGTTCGTGCAGCAGTGGGGGGACGGCGTGTGCATCTTCCTGGTGCTCACCGGCGCGTACCTGCTCGACCCCCTGCGCCGCCGAAGACTGTGGGACGCCCTGGGCGCGGTGGCCGTCACCGCCATTGCCTACCAGTCGCTCAAGATTCTGGTGGGCCGCCCCCGGCCCAAGTTCGACGACCCCCTCCGCTTCTTTGCGTCCATCGACCCCTACCCGCTCGCTATCGATGGCGAGCCGGTCACCCGCTACTCCTGGGAGTTCTGGCGCGGCATCTCCTCGGACCTTTGGTCCATGCCCAGCAGCCACACCGCCGCGGCCATGTGCCTGTCGGTCATCCTTGCCCGCTTTTACCCGCGCCTGACCCGGCTGGTCATTCCCCTCGCGTTTGTGGTGGGGGCGTGCCGCGTGATCTTCGCGGCCCACTACCCGACTGATGTCATCGCGGGGCTGTGCGTCGGCTACCTCGCCACCTCACTCGCCCTCGATCGCCGCTGGGGCACACGCCTCGCCGCCCGTCTCGGCCTGCTCAAGCCCGCCTGA
- the folE2 gene encoding GTP cyclohydrolase FolE2, giving the protein MTTKPRPQPMPDVQASQDPRNIAIDRVGVKDITYPIKLRTCCGGDQTTVASINMYVALPHHQKGTHMSRFLEVLNEETSEPVTPDRIPQITRAICERLNAEVAHFEAEFTYFIKKLAPVTQMPGLMDYRVRFECTANGEEDFVMSVAAPAASLCPCSKEISQYGAHNQRCRIEAKVRMNSMVWIEDVVKMLEEAASCPVFAVLKRPDEKYVTEKAYENPKFVEDIVRDLALLLERDDRITWYSINSENYESIHNHNAYAQITRAKEPLQ; this is encoded by the coding sequence ATGACCACCAAGCCGCGCCCACAGCCGATGCCCGACGTGCAGGCCTCCCAGGACCCGCGCAACATCGCCATCGACCGTGTGGGCGTCAAGGACATCACCTACCCCATCAAGCTCCGCACCTGCTGCGGCGGCGACCAGACCACCGTCGCCAGCATCAACATGTACGTCGCCCTCCCGCACCACCAGAAGGGCACGCACATGTCCCGCTTCCTCGAGGTCCTGAACGAGGAGACCAGCGAGCCGGTCACCCCCGACCGCATCCCCCAGATCACCCGCGCCATCTGCGAGCGTCTCAACGCCGAGGTTGCCCACTTCGAGGCCGAGTTCACCTACTTCATCAAGAAGCTCGCGCCGGTTACGCAGATGCCCGGCCTGATGGACTACCGCGTGCGCTTTGAGTGCACCGCCAACGGCGAGGAAGACTTCGTCATGTCCGTCGCCGCCCCCGCGGCCAGCCTTTGCCCCTGCTCCAAGGAAATCAGCCAGTACGGCGCCCACAACCAGCGCTGCCGCATCGAGGCCAAGGTCCGCATGAACTCAATGGTGTGGATTGAGGATGTGGTGAAGATGCTGGAGGAGGCCGCCAGCTGCCCCGTCTTCGCGGTGCTCAAGCGGCCCGACGAGAAGTACGTCACCGAGAAGGCCTACGAGAACCCCAAGTTCGTCGAGGACATCGTCCGCGACCTGGCCCTGCTGCTCGAGCGCGACGACCGCATCACGTGGTACTCGATCAACTCGGAGAACTACGAGTCGATCCACAACCACAACGCCTACGCCCAGATCACCCGGGCCAAAGAACCGCTGCAATGA
- a CDS encoding response regulator transcription factor, which translates to MSSMNVLPTSGAKARVFCADDNPLVSDALRLFVLRSGEFDWAGCVPDADQLCANVRAMGCPEIVLLDIDMPGMDPFTAISQVAACCPETRVLMYSGMVRRDLIDRAIEAGAWGYVSKGDGEQALFEAMRTALDGQIAMSPEVRAVAGL; encoded by the coding sequence ATGAGCTCAATGAACGTCCTGCCGACCAGCGGCGCGAAAGCCCGGGTGTTCTGCGCGGACGACAACCCGCTGGTGAGCGATGCGCTGCGGCTCTTCGTGCTGCGCTCGGGGGAGTTCGACTGGGCAGGGTGCGTGCCTGACGCCGATCAACTGTGTGCCAATGTGCGCGCCATGGGTTGCCCGGAGATCGTCCTGCTGGACATCGACATGCCAGGCATGGACCCCTTCACGGCCATCTCGCAGGTCGCGGCGTGCTGCCCTGAGACGCGCGTGCTGATGTACAGCGGCATGGTGCGGCGGGACCTCATCGACCGCGCGATCGAGGCGGGCGCATGGGGGTATGTCTCCAAGGGTGACGGCGAGCAGGCGCTGTTCGAGGCGATGCGCACGGCGTTGGACGGGCAGATCGCGATGAGCCCCGAGGTGCGTGCGGTCGCCGGGTTGTAG
- a CDS encoding ATP-binding protein — protein MSTSRSFAARLTWLMTALTAAALVLVTVAHVTLEFRRVRGRAVESVSATARVLAADLAAALDFDDPKAATDTLGTLGAVEEYVRAEVSRASDHGAPFAVFEREPASGAGSLGTDVRTGIEGRWLRIVQPVVRDDEQTGELRLLYDFGPLRRRLLIDVAVTVGVALVLMGLAYAGARAVQRALLRPVRELSDAAAALAAREDYSIRARKVSEDELGSLTDVFNTMVERLGEAEALRRNHREMLEQEVTRRTREALEAQARLRQSERMASLGTLSAGLGHDIGNLLMPLRAHLHSIRARVNAREDDPDFAAISRASEYLQNLSTSLRMLAQDPARIVEGSPTELRGWWREMEPILRPMLGRGILLEGVVPEGLPAVRLSKPLLMQAVFNLVQNAGQALAPEGSPIMPRASIRVEARAIGEVIELSVADNGPGMDQVVQQRCLEPYFTTKTRRISSGLGLPLVKGIVEGVGGELKLESKIGEGSRFTLVLPVAEAVKVERTRAVVTVREPRRRALISHVLTGLNCAVDAPAAAGVDHGLWVTDVLGEVPAEWTGSVVLLGQPPENTRGGGRITVVDPATPLPELRVRLQSVLQGVNA, from the coding sequence GTGAGCACTTCCCGTTCCTTCGCGGCGCGATTGACGTGGCTGATGACGGCGCTCACCGCCGCGGCACTGGTGCTGGTGACGGTGGCGCACGTGACGCTGGAGTTCCGTCGGGTGCGCGGGCGGGCGGTGGAATCAGTGAGCGCGACGGCGCGGGTGCTCGCGGCGGACCTCGCGGCAGCGCTGGACTTTGACGACCCCAAGGCAGCGACGGACACGCTCGGGACGTTGGGGGCGGTAGAGGAGTATGTGCGCGCGGAGGTCAGTCGGGCGTCGGATCACGGGGCGCCGTTCGCGGTGTTCGAGCGTGAACCTGCGTCGGGGGCGGGGTCGCTCGGGACGGATGTGCGGACAGGGATTGAGGGACGCTGGCTGCGGATTGTGCAGCCCGTCGTGCGGGATGACGAGCAGACTGGCGAGTTGCGCCTTCTGTATGACTTTGGGCCGCTCCGTCGGCGGCTGCTCATCGACGTGGCGGTAACGGTGGGCGTAGCGCTGGTGCTGATGGGGCTCGCCTACGCCGGGGCCCGAGCCGTGCAGCGGGCATTGCTGCGGCCAGTCCGGGAGCTGTCGGATGCGGCCGCGGCGCTAGCCGCCCGCGAGGACTATTCGATTCGGGCGCGGAAGGTCTCGGAGGATGAACTCGGTTCGCTAACGGACGTGTTCAACACGATGGTCGAGCGGCTAGGCGAGGCCGAGGCGCTGCGTCGGAACCACCGCGAGATGCTGGAGCAGGAGGTGACGCGCCGGACGCGCGAAGCGCTGGAGGCGCAGGCCCGGCTGCGGCAATCGGAACGGATGGCGAGCCTGGGTACTCTTTCCGCAGGGCTGGGGCACGACATCGGGAACCTGCTGATGCCGCTGCGGGCGCACCTGCACTCGATCCGTGCGCGCGTGAACGCACGGGAGGACGACCCGGACTTCGCGGCCATTTCGCGGGCGTCGGAGTACCTGCAGAACCTCAGCACTAGTTTGCGTATGTTGGCGCAAGACCCCGCGCGGATCGTGGAGGGTTCGCCGACAGAGCTGCGCGGCTGGTGGCGGGAGATGGAGCCCATCCTGCGGCCGATGCTGGGCCGTGGGATCCTGCTGGAGGGCGTTGTGCCCGAGGGGTTGCCGGCCGTGAGGCTCTCCAAACCACTGCTGATGCAGGCGGTGTTCAACCTGGTGCAGAACGCGGGCCAGGCGCTCGCGCCCGAAGGATCGCCGATCATGCCGAGGGCGAGCATTCGTGTGGAGGCCCGCGCGATCGGCGAGGTCATCGAACTGAGCGTGGCGGACAACGGGCCGGGCATGGACCAGGTGGTGCAGCAGCGGTGTCTTGAGCCGTACTTCACCACCAAGACCCGTCGGATCTCGTCGGGGCTGGGGCTACCGCTGGTCAAGGGAATCGTCGAGGGGGTTGGCGGTGAGCTGAAACTCGAATCGAAGATCGGTGAGGGGAGCCGGTTCACGCTGGTGCTGCCCGTCGCGGAGGCGGTCAAGGTGGAGCGGACGCGGGCGGTGGTGACGGTGAGAGAGCCGCGCCGGCGGGCGCTCATCTCTCACGTGCTCACCGGGCTGAACTGCGCGGTGGACGCGCCGGCGGCGGCCGGGGTCGATCACGGCCTGTGGGTGACGGATGTGCTGGGCGAGGTGCCGGCGGAGTGGACGGGCAGCGTCGTGCTGCTGGGTCAGCCGCCGGAAAACACGCGCGGCGGCGGTAGAATCACGGTGGTTGACCCGGCGACACCGCTGCCCGAACTGCGTGTGCGGCTGCAGTCAGTGCTCCAAGGTGTGAACGCATGA
- a CDS encoding YfiR family protein: MNLGNCRGLLLIGLCGIAAVLAVCPASAQQGSREAEQREAARVAAIKAGMVVNFLRYTTWPSGSFKDAEDRKAPIVVTLAGDTGFASALADAVRGVTIGGREIELRQVSYPTARRDETAPRQEDIDAYYASLRGSHAVFFGRSESTRVTESLRKLEGADVLTMSDLGGFAEAGGMLGMVVREKRVAIDANEDAVKATALKLSSRLLKLARIVRSPAREEDSRPRDDGGKEGSR, encoded by the coding sequence GTGAATCTGGGGAACTGCCGAGGGCTGCTGCTGATTGGGCTGTGCGGGATCGCGGCGGTGCTCGCGGTCTGCCCGGCAAGCGCCCAGCAGGGCAGCCGCGAGGCGGAGCAGCGGGAGGCAGCGCGGGTCGCCGCCATCAAGGCCGGGATGGTGGTGAACTTTCTGCGGTACACGACCTGGCCTTCGGGGTCCTTCAAGGACGCTGAGGACAGGAAGGCGCCGATCGTGGTGACGCTGGCGGGCGACACGGGGTTTGCGAGTGCGCTCGCAGACGCGGTGCGCGGAGTGACGATCGGCGGGCGGGAGATCGAACTGCGGCAGGTGAGCTACCCCACGGCGCGGCGCGATGAGACGGCCCCCCGTCAGGAGGACATCGACGCGTACTACGCGAGCCTGCGCGGGTCGCACGCGGTGTTCTTCGGGCGCTCGGAGTCGACGCGGGTCACTGAGAGCCTTCGCAAGCTGGAGGGGGCGGATGTCCTCACAATGAGCGACCTCGGGGGCTTCGCCGAGGCGGGCGGGATGCTGGGGATGGTGGTCCGCGAGAAGCGGGTCGCGATCGATGCCAACGAGGACGCGGTGAAGGCGACGGCGCTGAAGCTGAGCTCGCGCTTGCTGAAGCTGGCACGGATCGTGCGGTCCCCGGCACGGGAAGAGGACAGCCGCCCGCGCGACGATGGCGGGAAGGAGGGCTCACGGTGA
- a CDS encoding TonB-dependent receptor: protein MKFHSAAVLMVLASVAAGVTPCALGQQAITPTREKEIDPQRAAQLSIEELMGMEVTSVAGVEQQVLTTPAAITVIDEDEVRRTGHRWVAEALRLAPGVYVGQSNTSSWSVGPRGFSGGLANKTLVLMDGRRVYDPIQAGTFWDVQDVLLEDLDRIEVIRGPGATLFGANAINGVINIVNKSTADTQGVFLEAGGGTFERGFGSVRYGGRINEKATYAVWAKYFNRAPLEAAGPLDSDSDFDLTHARFRTDIDAGDDLKLMFEADAYSSFGARAAARVPVRAPTATTERRIFENDVRGGHVLGRAERFTGDNEGWSVLAYYDRTERALTGSEAERDSAEIDARYHFMLGERHALATGIEYYFTTDRLVPGSSTLLTPGSPAADSMNTVSAFVQDTITLQEDRWFAMLGSKVEHNDLTGVEVQPSARLWWTPTDRETVWGAVSRAVRTPSRFEEHGFINFFFADPGVLAGGPPTGQIVPFGLSGNPNLDSEKALVYELGYRRRFSDRVTLDVATFLSQYDDLISIPTPAVGGSFNNNGEAEVYGGEVAVVWQAADNWRLRGAYSYAEVNVSGPVSLSDEGNTPHNMAQLQSFLDITENLELNAAAYFVDRVESQGASSYTRVDIGLTWRVTPNFDVSIWGQNLLEPRHNEFSSLQVERSAYVVATLRF, encoded by the coding sequence ATGAAGTTTCACAGTGCGGCGGTGCTGATGGTGCTCGCGAGTGTTGCGGCGGGGGTGACGCCGTGCGCGCTGGGGCAGCAGGCGATCACGCCCACGCGTGAGAAGGAGATCGACCCGCAGCGGGCGGCGCAACTGTCGATCGAAGAGCTCATGGGCATGGAGGTCACGAGCGTGGCGGGGGTGGAGCAGCAGGTGCTGACCACGCCCGCGGCCATCACCGTGATCGACGAGGATGAGGTGCGGCGGACCGGGCATCGATGGGTTGCGGAGGCCTTGCGGCTCGCGCCGGGGGTGTACGTCGGGCAGAGCAACACGTCGTCGTGGTCGGTGGGGCCGCGGGGGTTCAGCGGTGGGCTGGCGAACAAGACGCTTGTGTTGATGGACGGTCGGCGGGTGTACGACCCGATCCAGGCGGGGACTTTCTGGGATGTGCAGGACGTGCTGCTGGAGGACCTGGACCGGATCGAGGTGATCCGCGGGCCGGGGGCGACGCTGTTCGGGGCCAACGCGATCAACGGCGTGATCAACATCGTCAACAAGAGCACGGCGGACACGCAGGGCGTGTTCCTGGAGGCGGGTGGGGGGACCTTCGAGCGCGGGTTCGGGAGCGTGCGGTACGGCGGGCGGATCAACGAGAAGGCGACGTACGCGGTGTGGGCGAAGTACTTCAACCGTGCGCCGCTGGAGGCCGCGGGGCCGCTGGACAGCGACAGCGACTTCGACCTGACACACGCGCGGTTCCGGACGGACATCGATGCGGGTGATGACCTCAAGCTGATGTTCGAGGCGGACGCGTACTCGAGCTTTGGGGCGCGAGCGGCGGCGCGGGTGCCGGTGCGGGCGCCCACGGCGACGACCGAGCGGCGGATCTTCGAGAACGACGTGCGGGGCGGGCACGTGCTGGGGCGGGCGGAGCGCTTCACCGGTGACAACGAGGGCTGGAGCGTGCTGGCGTACTACGATCGCACGGAGCGGGCCCTGACGGGTTCGGAGGCGGAGCGGGACTCGGCGGAGATCGACGCGCGGTACCACTTCATGCTGGGCGAGCGGCACGCGCTGGCGACCGGCATCGAGTACTACTTCACGACCGACCGGCTGGTGCCCGGGTCAAGCACGCTGCTGACCCCGGGGTCGCCCGCCGCTGACAGCATGAACACGGTGAGCGCGTTCGTGCAGGACACGATCACGCTGCAGGAGGACCGCTGGTTCGCGATGCTCGGCAGCAAGGTGGAGCACAACGACCTGACGGGCGTCGAGGTGCAGCCGAGCGCGCGGCTGTGGTGGACGCCGACGGACCGCGAGACGGTGTGGGGCGCGGTGTCCAGGGCGGTGCGGACGCCATCGCGTTTCGAGGAGCACGGGTTCATCAACTTCTTCTTCGCGGACCCGGGTGTGCTGGCGGGCGGGCCGCCGACGGGGCAGATCGTGCCGTTTGGCCTGAGCGGGAACCCGAACCTCGATTCGGAGAAGGCGCTGGTGTACGAGCTGGGGTACCGGCGGCGGTTCAGCGACCGCGTGACGCTGGATGTGGCGACGTTCCTCAGCCAGTACGACGACCTGATTTCGATTCCGACGCCCGCGGTAGGCGGGAGCTTCAACAACAACGGCGAGGCGGAGGTGTACGGGGGCGAGGTGGCGGTGGTGTGGCAGGCGGCGGACAACTGGCGGTTGCGCGGGGCGTACAGCTACGCCGAGGTGAACGTCAGCGGGCCGGTGTCGCTGAGCGATGAAGGGAACACGCCGCACAACATGGCGCAGCTGCAGTCGTTCCTGGACATCACCGAAAACCTGGAGCTCAACGCCGCGGCGTACTTCGTTGATCGGGTCGAGAGCCAGGGCGCGAGCAGCTATACGCGGGTGGACATCGGGCTGACGTGGCGGGTGACGCCGAACTTCGACGTGTCGATCTGGGGGCAGAACCTGCTGGAGCCCAGGCACAACGAGTTCTCGTCGCTCCAGGTGGAGCGGTCGGCGTACGTGGTGGCGACGCTTCGTTTTTAG
- a CDS encoding GDP-mannose 4,6-dehydratase, which yields MSVQSAPARDLGAVAVTGASGFIGSHLISKLLAEGHSVTAAARPNSRTDSGNLAHVGPHRNLRVIRADILDPSDARAITEECDTLFHLAAQVDVAHSLKSPSLFLQTNVTGTYNMLEAARVQGVQRIVVTSSAEVYGGSPEPLTETSPLMAKSPYAASKIGKEKLAESYYHSYRLGTVVVRLFNTFGPRQSNRAVIPWIINQAITGEELHLGNTNARRDFMFVEDTVDGLIAAATRTGVEGRVFNLATGRTHAIQEVVDRVIELRGRPLRVITEADRVRGTEEVWTLIGDSSAAARDLGWRAQVPFAEGLRRVYEYFKKTREARA from the coding sequence ATGTCGGTCCAATCTGCACCTGCCCGCGACCTCGGGGCTGTTGCCGTTACGGGCGCCTCCGGCTTCATCGGCAGCCACCTGATCTCCAAGCTTCTCGCCGAAGGCCACTCCGTCACCGCCGCCGCCCGCCCCAACTCCCGCACCGATTCGGGCAACCTCGCCCACGTCGGCCCGCACCGCAACCTCCGCGTCATCCGAGCCGACATCCTCGACCCCTCCGACGCCCGCGCCATCACCGAGGAATGCGACACTCTGTTCCACCTTGCCGCGCAGGTCGACGTCGCCCACTCGCTCAAGTCCCCATCGCTCTTCCTCCAGACCAACGTCACCGGCACGTACAACATGCTGGAGGCCGCCCGGGTGCAGGGCGTGCAGCGCATCGTCGTCACGTCTTCCGCAGAGGTTTACGGCGGCTCGCCCGAGCCACTCACCGAAACCTCGCCGCTGATGGCCAAGTCTCCCTATGCGGCGAGCAAGATCGGCAAGGAGAAGCTCGCCGAGTCCTACTACCACTCGTACCGCCTGGGCACGGTGGTGGTCCGCCTTTTCAACACCTTCGGCCCGCGACAGTCCAACCGCGCCGTCATCCCCTGGATCATCAACCAGGCGATCACCGGTGAGGAGCTCCACCTCGGCAACACCAACGCGCGGCGAGACTTCATGTTCGTCGAGGACACCGTTGACGGCCTTATCGCCGCGGCCACGCGAACCGGCGTCGAAGGCCGCGTCTTCAACCTCGCCACCGGGCGCACTCACGCCATCCAGGAGGTCGTCGACCGCGTCATCGAGCTGCGCGGCCGCCCTCTTCGCGTCATCACCGAGGCCGACCGCGTCCGCGGCACCGAGGAGGTCTGGACCCTTATCGGCGACAGCTCCGCCGCGGCTCGCGACCTCGGCTGGCGCGCTCAGGTCCCTTTCGCCGAGGGCCTCCGGCGCGTCTACGAGTACTTCAAGAAGACCCGCGAGGCCCGCGCATGA
- a CDS encoding sugar phosphate nucleotidyltransferase: MTPPPPIAMIMAGGKGHRMHPFTEAMPKALLPVGNTILLDILASQLHQAGCRDLVISLGRLAPVIRAYCGGRTLPLPVRFVEETSPLGTAGALALLDAAPHGVLVINCDVLTDARFADLIARHHARAADITVLGVVHTRRLQFGVLESNPDGRLTGWHEGLEHRYTGAAGVYMIGPRALALISDGERLDMPELVHRVMESRGLVQVHTHEGAWYDLGTPPIYDEGVAAFTASPERFGVPRHA, encoded by the coding sequence ATGACCCCTCCGCCACCTATCGCCATGATCATGGCCGGCGGCAAGGGCCACCGGATGCACCCCTTCACCGAGGCAATGCCCAAGGCCCTGCTCCCCGTTGGCAACACGATCCTGCTCGACATCCTCGCCTCACAACTTCACCAGGCCGGCTGCCGCGACCTCGTCATCTCCCTCGGCCGTCTCGCCCCCGTCATCCGCGCCTACTGCGGCGGCCGGACGCTGCCGCTCCCCGTCCGCTTCGTCGAGGAGACCTCGCCCCTGGGCACCGCCGGCGCTCTCGCACTGCTTGACGCCGCGCCGCATGGCGTGCTTGTGATCAACTGCGACGTCCTCACCGACGCCCGCTTCGCTGATTTGATCGCCCGCCACCACGCCCGCGCGGCCGACATCACCGTCCTCGGCGTCGTGCACACCCGGCGCCTCCAGTTCGGCGTGCTCGAATCCAACCCCGACGGCCGCCTCACCGGATGGCACGAAGGCCTGGAGCACCGCTATACCGGCGCCGCCGGCGTTTACATGATCGGCCCCCGCGCCCTCGCCCTCATTTCCGACGGCGAGCGCCTCGACATGCCCGAGCTCGTGCACCGAGTCATGGAGTCCCGCGGCCTCGTGCAGGTCCACACCCACGAGGGCGCCTGGTACGACCTGGGCACCCCGCCGATCTACGACGAGGGGGTTGCAGCGTTCACCGCATCGCCGGAGCGGTTCGGCGTGCCGCGTCATGCCTGA
- a CDS encoding glycosyltransferase, which produces MLRVAHVIERAEAGAGGTATALLSILDALATLDGRVESTSYFPRPKEDDVVWARIKRDPQRYVLAESVGRIVRPGNLGLRVAADLHAGKVDVVHLHGLWSPDLVHAARTAQRLGIATLWQSHGMLLHAAMDYKKLKKQVFLRLGLGRALRRASGFITETVDGLHNSAYPASIPMERRFLVGYPIILPEAIPDRTALRPVGRTRFGIPDDAFTFAFLGRLHPIKRVDMTIEAFARAAANDQRFRLLLLGTGEVGYVGKLKRRAEALKVADRVVFAGWISNEEKLQGLAASDAFVLNSRLESFGYVLFEAISRGTPPVVTENLSLAGELTREGAAVRTRNSVEGLAEGLRQMAEHSAGEREAMAQRGFAWAKEEYDPARIGLLLEETYAAVCGRGGRPDGAIRHDAARRTAPAMR; this is translated from the coding sequence ATGCTGCGGGTCGCACACGTGATCGAGCGGGCGGAGGCGGGGGCGGGCGGCACGGCGACGGCGCTGCTGAGCATCCTCGACGCGCTCGCGACCTTGGACGGGCGGGTGGAGTCCACCAGCTACTTCCCGCGTCCAAAGGAGGACGACGTGGTGTGGGCGCGGATCAAACGCGACCCTCAGCGCTACGTGCTGGCGGAGTCCGTCGGACGGATCGTGCGGCCGGGGAACCTGGGGCTGCGCGTCGCGGCCGACCTGCACGCTGGCAAGGTGGATGTGGTGCACCTGCACGGCCTTTGGTCGCCGGACCTGGTGCACGCGGCACGCACGGCCCAACGGCTCGGCATCGCCACGCTCTGGCAGAGCCACGGCATGCTGCTGCACGCCGCCATGGACTACAAGAAGCTCAAGAAGCAGGTGTTCCTGCGGCTGGGGCTGGGGCGGGCGCTGCGGCGGGCGAGCGGGTTCATCACCGAGACGGTTGATGGGCTGCACAACTCGGCGTACCCCGCATCGATCCCGATGGAGCGGCGGTTCCTGGTGGGCTACCCGATCATCCTGCCGGAGGCGATCCCCGATCGGACCGCGCTGCGACCCGTGGGGCGCACGAGGTTCGGCATCCCTGACGACGCGTTCACGTTCGCGTTCCTGGGGCGGCTGCACCCGATCAAGCGCGTGGACATGACCATCGAGGCGTTCGCGCGGGCGGCGGCGAACGACCAGCGGTTCCGGCTGCTGCTGCTGGGGACGGGAGAAGTCGGCTATGTCGGGAAGCTCAAGCGGCGGGCGGAGGCGCTGAAGGTCGCGGACCGAGTGGTGTTCGCGGGCTGGATCAGCAACGAGGAGAAACTGCAGGGGCTCGCGGCGTCGGACGCGTTCGTGCTCAACTCGCGCCTTGAGAGCTTCGGGTACGTGCTCTTCGAGGCGATCAGCCGCGGCACGCCGCCGGTGGTCACCGAGAACCTGTCACTCGCCGGCGAGCTGACGCGCGAAGGCGCGGCGGTGCGGACACGGAACTCGGTGGAGGGCTTGGCGGAAGGGCTGCGGCAGATGGCGGAGCACAGCGCGGGTGAGCGGGAGGCGATGGCCCAGCGGGGCTTCGCGTGGGCGAAGGAGGAGTACGACCCCGCGCGGATCGGGCTGCTGCTGGAAGAGACCTACGCGGCGGTGTGCGGGCGCGGCGGCAGGCCGGACGGGGCGATCAGGCATGACGCGGCACGCCGAACCGCTCCGGCGATGCGGTGA
- a CDS encoding ferritin-like domain-containing protein, translated as MSHTPSPSRRELLATLGTVGATVGAGLALGACAAPQTKTGRTDTNNKAIAQPDMLDDEIFNFALNLEYMEAEYYTRGAYGQGIQERGAPIGRKPGEVNGGRKVRFSNETHQAYAEELAFNEAAHVRFYHRILRGQAVDRPEIDFVGGMSAVFAAAGIVSPGTRVDPFEDEMLFYLGGMLFEDTGITAYRGASAFITDRTLLGNAAGVLAVEAYHMGMVRALLYNMGSEAREYANKISELRDRLDGPEDLDQGIEVEGKPNIVPCDSYGVAFARKPRQVANIVFGKPGANAGGFYPRGLSGGYDALMAL; from the coding sequence ATGAGCCACACTCCTTCTCCCTCGCGGCGTGAACTGCTCGCCACCCTGGGCACCGTCGGCGCGACTGTTGGCGCCGGCCTCGCGCTCGGCGCATGCGCCGCCCCACAGACCAAGACCGGCCGCACGGACACGAACAACAAGGCCATCGCGCAGCCGGACATGCTCGACGACGAGATCTTCAACTTCGCCCTCAACCTCGAGTACATGGAGGCGGAGTACTACACGCGCGGGGCGTACGGGCAGGGCATCCAGGAACGGGGCGCTCCGATTGGGCGTAAGCCGGGCGAAGTGAACGGCGGGCGCAAGGTGCGGTTCAGCAATGAGACGCACCAGGCGTACGCCGAGGAGCTGGCGTTCAACGAGGCGGCGCACGTGCGGTTTTACCACCGCATCCTGCGCGGGCAGGCCGTGGACCGGCCGGAAATCGACTTTGTCGGTGGGATGAGCGCGGTGTTCGCGGCCGCGGGGATCGTCTCCCCCGGCACCCGCGTCGATCCCTTCGAGGACGAGATGCTGTTCTACCTCGGCGGCATGCTCTTCGAGGACACGGGGATCACTGCGTACCGCGGGGCGTCGGCGTTCATCACCGACCGCACGCTGCTGGGCAACGCCGCGGGCGTGCTGGCGGTGGAGGCGTACCACATGGGAATGGTGCGTGCCCTGCTGTACAACATGGGCAGCGAGGCCCGCGAGTACGCCAACAAGATCTCGGAGCTGCGCGACCGGCTCGATGGACCCGAGGACCTGGACCAGGGCATCGAGGTTGAGGGCAAGCCGAACATCGTGCCGTGCGACAGCTACGGCGTGGCGTTCGCCCGCAAGCCACGGCAGGTGGCGAACATCGTGTTTGGGAAGCCGGGGGCGAACGCGGGCGGGTTCTACCCGCGGGGGCTGAGCGGTGGGTATGACGCGCTGATGGCGCTGTGA